From one Gossypium hirsutum isolate 1008001.06 chromosome D08, Gossypium_hirsutum_v2.1, whole genome shotgun sequence genomic stretch:
- the LOC121220092 gene encoding heavy metal-associated isoprenylated plant protein 39: protein MKKVVLKLSLQDDKEKQKAMKAVSGLSGVDSIAIDMKDKKLTVIGEVDPVVVVSKLRKQWYTQILTVGPAKEEKKDGEGKKNEGTKKDDNKKKESEQLAELLKAYKAYNPYMTPYHRVVLAEDHPNSCVIC, encoded by the exons ATGAAG AAAGTTGTGTTGAAATTGAGTTTACAAGATGACAAAGAGAAACAGAAAGCCATGAAAGCAGTGTCTGGGCTATCAGGAGTGGATTCAATCGCGATAGACATGAAGGATAAGAAGTTAACAGTGATAGGGGAAGTTGACCCAGTGGTGGTGGTGAGCAAGTTAAGGAAACAATGGTACACTCAGATTTTAACAGTGGGACCagccaaagaagagaaaaaagatgGAGAAGGCAAGAAAAATGAAGGCACCAAGAAGGATgataacaaaaagaaagaaagcgaACAACTTGCTGAGCTTCTCAAGGCTTACAAGGCATACAATCCTTACATGACTCCATATCACCGTGTTGTCCTTGCAGAAGACCATCCCAATTCTTGTGTTATCTGCTAA